One Setaria italica strain Yugu1 chromosome I, Setaria_italica_v2.0, whole genome shotgun sequence DNA window includes the following coding sequences:
- the LOC101782327 gene encoding uncharacterized protein LOC101782327 encodes MGTSKRYLLMTALILIIMVISVAMNAALIVALVIKDCGLAEFVRIPNTSFVQIVLVALLSFNFTICLVFKLLWSVRTSVDEKIDPQVLLENGHNHRVGQKKNPSTDATDINDHVLGELEDTIKAPGAGLDPVLGSECETTPEQIMIFNENDETFDVGETPLSKISQEHLGQTVGKEIPISKDLCVKPTDPVSCHNSFPPSEHEGIARSLILPSGQPSTSKVHSTKNMLDMIDYLAVEGFANGEIVRNAVSDALSQQVAELISTRRKEKNETLRFCNEYASSVNFRQFREPFSAHLQFADFLDVFWRNLFDLHGKLTEKGKIIRLDLLIGLDIEEKIKSCPCCFDGTPEGLCGPFNPVNLSIMKTPPLFKINNSICPEQGNCTLPAVVHLRKCIMDSFLQEDRSLLESDEVSYFVMENDHIQYEVPIYKKLHRIAKSIGMGSNSTSYRAPCPLEELSAMTVLVKKCSSQQVAQQASKTNVYFSYNELKGLLLNSFRACILNLSNLEKADWLFQHRGGHDEKLVGLAAEMVIFRDICPIGAFSPNAVVDSDGKMFNVCTSVLGCGDACIWLPSLIISFGVWCISRIFEVLLLEKQPVLLGEYSRVLNRLQGILVPAFLNPVPPVSICPCAKAVENSRLLDGSQRISAGAVLEKLIEVEARAAIFGPEHAGVHDKEKENLELVLNRYRAWLSKVVFGE; translated from the exons ATGGGTACCTCAAAACGTTACCTGCTTATGACGGCCCTTATCTTGATTATCATGGTCATATCAGTTGCCATGAACGCTGCACTCATTGTGGCACTGGTAATTAAGGACTGCGGGTTAGCTGAGTTCGTGAGAATCCCTAACACATCTTTTGTGCAAATTGTGCTGGTTGCTCTTCTATCCTTTAACTTTACAATCTGTTTGGTATTCAAACTACTATGGTCTGTAAGAACTTCAGTAGATGAGAAAATAGACCCACAGGTCTTGTTGGAAAATGGTCATAATCACAGAGTTGGTCAAAAAAAGAACCCCTCTACTGATGCAACAGATATCAATGATCATGTACTTGGAGAATTAGAGGACACCATCAAGGCTCCGGGGGCTGGACTTGACCCAGTTTTGGGCTCTGAATGTGAAACTACACCAGAGCAAATCATGATCTTCAACGAGAATGATGAAACATTTGACGTTGGAGAGACACCCTTGTCCAAGATATCCCAAGAGCATTTGGGTCAAACCGTCGGTAAAGAAATTCCCATTTCTAAGGATTTATGTGTTAAGCCTACTGATCCAGTTTCATGCCACAATTCATTTCCCCCCTCTGAGCATGAAGGTATTGCAAGGAGTCTGATTCTTCCCTCTGGGCAACCTTCAACTTCTAAGGTCCATTCAACAAAGAATATGCTTGACATGATAGATTATCTTGCTGTTGAAGGTTTTGCTAATGGAGAAATTGTAAGAAATGCTGTTTCTGATGCCTTAAGTCAACAAGTTGCTGAATTGATATCCACAAGACGTAAGGAGAAAAATGAAACCTTGAGATTCTGTAATGAATATGCTAGCAGTGTGAATTTTAGACAATTTCGAGAGCCTTTTTCTGCACACCTCCAGTTTGCTGACTTCCTTGATGTCTTCTGGCGAAATTTGTTTGACCTGCATGGTAAATTGACAGAAAAAGGAAAGATCATAAGGTTGGACCTTCTTATTGGGCTGGATATTGAGGAGAAAATCAAAAGCTGCCCGTGTTGTTTTGATGGAACACCTGAAGGACTATGTGGTCCTTTCAATCCAGTAAATTTAAGTATCATGAAGACACCACCTTTGTTTAAAATCAATAATAGCATATGCCCTGAACAGGGAAATTGCACATTGCCTGCTGTTGTGCATCTCAGAAAGTGCATCATGGACTCATTCCTTCAGGAAGATCGTAGTCTATTGGAGTCTGATGAAGTATCATATTTTGTTATGGAAAATGATCACATACAATATGAAGTTCCCATATACAAAAAGCTTCACAGGATTGCTAAATCCATTGGCATGGGAAGCAACTCTACATCTTACCGGGCCCCTTGTCCATTGGAGGAGCTGAGTGCAATGACAGTTTTGGTTAAAAAATGTTCATCACAGCAAGTAGCTCAACAGGCTTCCAAGACAAATGTTTATTTCTCCTACAATGAACTGAAAGGGCTACTCTTGAATTCTTTTCGGGCTTGTATTCTGAATTTATCGAATCTTGAGAAGGCTGATTGGCTGTTCCAGCATAGAGGTGGGCATGATGAGAAGCTTGTTGGCTTGGCTGCTGAAATGGTGATATTTAGAGATATATGTCCAATCGGGGCATTCAGTCCGAATGCAGTAGTTGATTCTGATGGTAAAATGTTCAACGTTTGCACCTCGGTCCTGGGTTGTGGAGATGCATGCATATGGCTACCTAGTCTCATTATTAGCTTTGGTGTTTGGTGCATTTCGCGAATATTTGAAGTTCTGCTTTTAGAGAAGCAACCTGTGCTTCTGGGGGAGTATAGTAGGGTTCTCAATCGCCTTCAG GGTATTCTGGTTCCAGCATTCCTAAACCCAGTTCCACCTGTTTCCATATGTCCATGCGCCAAAGCTGTGGAAAATTCGAGGCTCCTTGATGGAAGCCAACGTATCAGTGCAGGAGCTGTGTTGGAGAAGCTGATCGAAGTTGAGGCCAGGGCTGCCATCTTTGGTCCAGAGCACGCTGGAGTCCATgacaaagagaaggaaaacCTGGAGCTCGTGCTGAACCGCTACAGAGCCTGGTTATCCAAGGTGGTGTTTGGGGAGTAG
- the LOC101783002 gene encoding protein CNGC15b isoform X1: MASGASRNVRFQNDIEVQHFRTSPRENLSSRKHGKGHDPKKCRLGFRGGCLDKACRNPTLKDRVLSRAFSEELESLVHAGSRLFFDPRGHLIHLWNKIFLAACLLSLFVDPLFLYLTGTQRNTCIEFKYPLALTLSMIRSLLDLFYAAHILFRFRTAFIAPSSRVFGRGELVIQPYKIARRYLGRTFWFDLVTALPLPQFVIWIVVPRLNDSPTGNRKNILRFSIIFQYLPRLFQIFPLSRQIVMATGVMTETAWAGAAYNLILYMLASHVRRRSPLSGFTLNFLVATQTSSFTLMKFFVFGWTRTPDECILQVLGALWYLFSVQRQESCWREACLLESPACQTMFFDCKAVSSNRTIWYELSNITSLCTTGSGFYPFGIYAEALDAKLTSSSFTQKYFYCFWWGLKNLSCLGQNLSTSLFIGEIAFAIVIGVLGLVLFGLLIGNMQSYLQATMVRLEEWRSKRTDMERWMHHRQIPQPLKQCVRRYHQYKWVATRGVDEEALLKDLPMDIRRDIKRHLCLDLVRRVPLFDEMDERMLEAICERLRPALYTRGTRLVRELDTVDSMLFIIRGYLDSYTTQGGRSGFFNSCRIGAGEFCGEELLTWALDPRPAASLPLSTRTVRAVSEVEAFALVADDLRFVASQFRRLHSAQIRHRFRFYSHQWRTWAACFIQAAWRRHKRRRASMEIRVREGGGVRAGGSLRRSRRHSIDGKALIKKPMEPDFTVQEED, from the exons ATGGCATCCGGTGCTTCACGAAATGTCAG GTTTCAGAATGACATCGAGGTTCAGCACTTCAGAACAAGCCCCCGGGAAAACCTCAGCAGCAGGAAGCACGGCAAAGGCCACGACCCCAAGAAATGCCGTCTGGGCTTCCGCGGCGGGTGCCTGGACAAGGCCTGCCGGAACCCGACCCTCAAGGATCGGGTGCTGTCGCGCGCCTTCTCGGAGGAGCTGGAGTCGCTGGTGCACGCCGGGAGCCGCCTCTTCTTCGACCCGCGCGGGCACCTGATCCACCTGTGGAACAAGATCTTCCTGGCCGCCTGCCTGCTGTCGCTGTTCGTGGACCCGCTGTTCCTGTACCTGACGGGCACGCAGCGGAACACCTGCATCGAGTTCAAGTACCCGCTGGCGCTGACGCTGTCCATGATCCGGTCGCTGCTGGACCTCTTCTACGCCGCGCACATCCTGTTCCGCTTCCGCACCGCCTTCATCGCGCCGTCGTCGCGGGTGTTCGGGCGGGGGGAGCTCGTCATCCAGCCCtacaagatcgcaaggaggtaCCTCGGCCGGACGTTCTGGTTCGACCTCGTCaccgcgctgccgctgccgcagTTCGTCATCTGGATCGTCGTACCGAGGCTGAACGACTCGCCGACGGGGAACCGGAAGAACATCCTCCGATTCAGCATCATCTTCCAGTACCTCCCGCGGCTGTTCCAGATCTTCCCGCTGTCGCGGCAGATCGTCATGGCGACCGGGGTCATGACGGAGACGGCGTGGGCCGGCGCCGCGTACAACCTGATCCTCTACATGCTCGCAAGCCACGTACGCCGTCGATCGCCTCTATCTGGGTTCACCCTTAATTTCCTCGTCGCAACACAAACTTCTTCTTTTACCTTGATGAaattcttcgtttttggatgGACACGGACACCGGACGAATGCATATTGCAGGTGCTGGGAGCGCTGTGGTATCTCTTCTCGGTGCAGCGGCAGGAATCGTGCTGGAGGGAGGCGTGCCTGCTGGAGAGCCCGGCGTGCCAGACCATGTTCTTCGACTGCAAGGCGGTGAGCAGCAACAGGACCATCTGGTACGAGCTGAGCAACATCACGAGCCTGTGCACCACGGGCAGCGGGTTCTACCCGTTCGGGATCTACGCGGAGGCGCTGGACGCCAAGCTCACGTCCTCCTCCTTCACCCAGAAGTACTTCTACTGCTTCTGGTGGGGGCTCAAGAACCTGAG TTGCTTAGGCCAGAATCTGTCGACGAGCTTGTTCATCGGTGAAATAGCCTTCGCCATCGTCATCGGCGTTCTCGGGTTGGTGTTGTTTGGCCTGCTCATCGGGAACATGCAA TCTTATCTCCAGGCAACGATGGTGCGTCTGGAGGAGTGGCGGTCGAAGCGGACGGACATGGAGCGGTGGATGCACCACCGGCAGATCCCGCAGCCGCTGAAGCAGTGCGTGAGGCGTTACCACCAGTACAAGTGGGTGGCCACCCGCGGCGTCGACGAGGAGGCCCTCCTCAAGGACCTGCCCATGGACATCCGCCGCGACATCAAGCGCCACCTCTGCCTCGACCTCGTCCGCCGGGTGCCCCTGTTCGACGAGATGGACGAGCGGATGCTGGAGGCCATCTGCGAGCGGCTGCGCCCGGCGCTCTACACCCGGGGCACGCGGCTGGTGCGGGAGCTGGACACCGTGGACTCGATGCTCTTCATCATCCGGGGCTACCTCGACTCCTACACGACGCAGGGCGGCCGGTCGGGCTTCTTCAATTCGTGCCGCATCGGCGCCGGGGAGTTCTGCGGGGAGGAGCTCCTGACGTGGGCGCTGGACCCGCGCCCCGCGGCGTCGCTGCCGCTCTCCACCCGCACCGTGCGCGCCGTGTCCGAGGTCGAGGCGTTCGCGCTCGTGGCCGACGACCTCCGCTTCGTGGCGTCGCAGTTCCGGCGGCTGCACAGCGCGCAGATCCGCCACAGGTTCCGGTTCTACTCGCACCAGTGGCGCACGTGGGCCGCGTGCTTCATCCAGGCCGCGTGGCGGAGGCACAAGCGCCGCCGCGCGTCCATGGAGATCAGGGTGCGCGAGGGCGGGGGCGTGCGGGCCGGGGGGAGCTTGAGGCGGTCCCGCCGGCATAGCATCGACGGCAAGGCGCTCATCAAGAAACCCATGGAGCCGGACTTCACGGTGCAAGAAGAGGACTAA
- the LOC101783002 gene encoding protein CNGC15b isoform X2, which yields MASGASRNVRFQNDIEVQHFRTSPRENLSSRKHGKGHDPKKCRLGFRGGCLDKACRNPTLKDRVLSRAFSEELESLVHAGSRLFFDPRGHLIHLWNKIFLAACLLSLFVDPLFLYLTGTQRNTCIEFKYPLALTLSMIRSLLDLFYAAHILFRFRTAFIAPSSRVFGRGELVIQPYKIARRYLGRTFWFDLVTALPLPQFVIWIVVPRLNDSPTGNRKNILRFSIIFQYLPRLFQIFPLSRQIVMATGVMTETAWAGAAYNLILYMLASHVLGALWYLFSVQRQESCWREACLLESPACQTMFFDCKAVSSNRTIWYELSNITSLCTTGSGFYPFGIYAEALDAKLTSSSFTQKYFYCFWWGLKNLSCLGQNLSTSLFIGEIAFAIVIGVLGLVLFGLLIGNMQSYLQATMVRLEEWRSKRTDMERWMHHRQIPQPLKQCVRRYHQYKWVATRGVDEEALLKDLPMDIRRDIKRHLCLDLVRRVPLFDEMDERMLEAICERLRPALYTRGTRLVRELDTVDSMLFIIRGYLDSYTTQGGRSGFFNSCRIGAGEFCGEELLTWALDPRPAASLPLSTRTVRAVSEVEAFALVADDLRFVASQFRRLHSAQIRHRFRFYSHQWRTWAACFIQAAWRRHKRRRASMEIRVREGGGVRAGGSLRRSRRHSIDGKALIKKPMEPDFTVQEED from the exons ATGGCATCCGGTGCTTCACGAAATGTCAG GTTTCAGAATGACATCGAGGTTCAGCACTTCAGAACAAGCCCCCGGGAAAACCTCAGCAGCAGGAAGCACGGCAAAGGCCACGACCCCAAGAAATGCCGTCTGGGCTTCCGCGGCGGGTGCCTGGACAAGGCCTGCCGGAACCCGACCCTCAAGGATCGGGTGCTGTCGCGCGCCTTCTCGGAGGAGCTGGAGTCGCTGGTGCACGCCGGGAGCCGCCTCTTCTTCGACCCGCGCGGGCACCTGATCCACCTGTGGAACAAGATCTTCCTGGCCGCCTGCCTGCTGTCGCTGTTCGTGGACCCGCTGTTCCTGTACCTGACGGGCACGCAGCGGAACACCTGCATCGAGTTCAAGTACCCGCTGGCGCTGACGCTGTCCATGATCCGGTCGCTGCTGGACCTCTTCTACGCCGCGCACATCCTGTTCCGCTTCCGCACCGCCTTCATCGCGCCGTCGTCGCGGGTGTTCGGGCGGGGGGAGCTCGTCATCCAGCCCtacaagatcgcaaggaggtaCCTCGGCCGGACGTTCTGGTTCGACCTCGTCaccgcgctgccgctgccgcagTTCGTCATCTGGATCGTCGTACCGAGGCTGAACGACTCGCCGACGGGGAACCGGAAGAACATCCTCCGATTCAGCATCATCTTCCAGTACCTCCCGCGGCTGTTCCAGATCTTCCCGCTGTCGCGGCAGATCGTCATGGCGACCGGGGTCATGACGGAGACGGCGTGGGCCGGCGCCGCGTACAACCTGATCCTCTACATGCTCGCAAGCCAC GTGCTGGGAGCGCTGTGGTATCTCTTCTCGGTGCAGCGGCAGGAATCGTGCTGGAGGGAGGCGTGCCTGCTGGAGAGCCCGGCGTGCCAGACCATGTTCTTCGACTGCAAGGCGGTGAGCAGCAACAGGACCATCTGGTACGAGCTGAGCAACATCACGAGCCTGTGCACCACGGGCAGCGGGTTCTACCCGTTCGGGATCTACGCGGAGGCGCTGGACGCCAAGCTCACGTCCTCCTCCTTCACCCAGAAGTACTTCTACTGCTTCTGGTGGGGGCTCAAGAACCTGAG TTGCTTAGGCCAGAATCTGTCGACGAGCTTGTTCATCGGTGAAATAGCCTTCGCCATCGTCATCGGCGTTCTCGGGTTGGTGTTGTTTGGCCTGCTCATCGGGAACATGCAA TCTTATCTCCAGGCAACGATGGTGCGTCTGGAGGAGTGGCGGTCGAAGCGGACGGACATGGAGCGGTGGATGCACCACCGGCAGATCCCGCAGCCGCTGAAGCAGTGCGTGAGGCGTTACCACCAGTACAAGTGGGTGGCCACCCGCGGCGTCGACGAGGAGGCCCTCCTCAAGGACCTGCCCATGGACATCCGCCGCGACATCAAGCGCCACCTCTGCCTCGACCTCGTCCGCCGGGTGCCCCTGTTCGACGAGATGGACGAGCGGATGCTGGAGGCCATCTGCGAGCGGCTGCGCCCGGCGCTCTACACCCGGGGCACGCGGCTGGTGCGGGAGCTGGACACCGTGGACTCGATGCTCTTCATCATCCGGGGCTACCTCGACTCCTACACGACGCAGGGCGGCCGGTCGGGCTTCTTCAATTCGTGCCGCATCGGCGCCGGGGAGTTCTGCGGGGAGGAGCTCCTGACGTGGGCGCTGGACCCGCGCCCCGCGGCGTCGCTGCCGCTCTCCACCCGCACCGTGCGCGCCGTGTCCGAGGTCGAGGCGTTCGCGCTCGTGGCCGACGACCTCCGCTTCGTGGCGTCGCAGTTCCGGCGGCTGCACAGCGCGCAGATCCGCCACAGGTTCCGGTTCTACTCGCACCAGTGGCGCACGTGGGCCGCGTGCTTCATCCAGGCCGCGTGGCGGAGGCACAAGCGCCGCCGCGCGTCCATGGAGATCAGGGTGCGCGAGGGCGGGGGCGTGCGGGCCGGGGGGAGCTTGAGGCGGTCCCGCCGGCATAGCATCGACGGCAAGGCGCTCATCAAGAAACCCATGGAGCCGGACTTCACGGTGCAAGAAGAGGACTAA